Proteins from one Bombus pyrosoma isolate SC7728 linkage group LG16, ASM1482585v1, whole genome shotgun sequence genomic window:
- the LOC122576749 gene encoding transmembrane protein 98-like: protein MSSPVSISNTGPTTSATGMETVVAVALGALAAVFLGALLVLLVICKRQRCYYNQKDSPDLSSDLLEGENFSGLGLDVWESEEWLAGAERWVDDATGLAPLCIAVLRSCHALASSLTAIAGTVNSKTVPLEIVDVARRIPPRVDDVVRSLYPPLDARLLEARVAALVLAVTHLALVTKHGVSKSHARKLAFIDQALSDMDSHLSILRNAALAQEVACSVPASTPV from the exons ATGAGTTCTCCGGTGTCCATAAGTAACACTGGTCCCACAACTAGTGCTACAGGAATGGAAACAGTAGTAGCTGTTGCACTTGGTGCACTTGCTGCTGTTTTCCTTGGTGCACTCTTAGTACTACTTGTTATATGCAAAAGACAAAGGTGTTACTAT AATCAGAAAGACTCTCCAGATCTAAGCTCAGACTTGCTAGAGGGAGAAAATTTCTCTGGTTTAGGCTTAGATGTTTGGGAAAGCGAAGAATGGTTAGCTGGTGCAGAGAG ATGGGTTGATGATGCTACTGGTTTAGCTCCACTATGTATTGCTGTATTAAGATCGTGCCATGCTTTGGCTTCCAGTCTCACTGCTATTGCAGGCACAGTAAATAGTAAAACTGTCCCATTGGAGATAGTGGAT GTTGCCAGACGTATTCCACCTCGAGTTGACGATGTGGTTAGAAGCTTGTATCCACCATTAGATGCAAGATTATTGGAAGCCAGAGTAGCAGCATTGGTACTGGCTGTTACACACCTGGCATTGGTGACTAAGCATGGAGTGTCCAAGAGTCATGCTAGGAAATTAGCATTTATTGATCAAGCTTTAAGTGATATGGATTCCCATTTATCAATCTTAAGGAATGCTGCACTGGCACAGGAGGTGGCTTGTTCTGTTCCAGCTTCAACACCAGTTTGA